The following are encoded together in the Halopiger aswanensis genome:
- the gfo6 gene encoding D-xylose 1-dehydrogenase Gfo6: MGLDDVRDYLESFTHRDWQASADDDGVVRFALVGLGWWTRERAMPAIENSTFCETTVVVSRSAAKAERVAAEHDTVEAGLSAEAFHDGAAVDAYDAVYVCTPNARHLEFVESAAAHDKAVLCEKPMEATLERAERLADAAADVPAMIAYRMHTEPAVRRARELVRAGSIGDPVHVHGNMSQSITGWGPDQWRLDPDLAGPGTSVTDLGIYPLNTTRFVLESDPVAVQSMMDSSHEYFEDVPDEVASFNVTFEDGTLASCTASQHAHLDSFLRIVGSDGRLCIEPAFHSESSLRATVGETTIDIETPQVDQMEEEFDYFADCLLDDRSAYATPEHGLVDMQAIEAIYDAAERNETRTL, encoded by the coding sequence ATGGGGTTAGACGACGTACGCGACTACCTAGAGTCGTTCACACATCGGGATTGGCAAGCGTCGGCGGACGACGACGGCGTCGTCCGGTTCGCGCTGGTCGGCCTCGGATGGTGGACCAGAGAACGGGCGATGCCAGCGATCGAGAACTCGACGTTCTGCGAGACGACCGTCGTCGTCAGCAGATCGGCGGCAAAGGCGGAACGGGTCGCCGCCGAGCACGACACCGTGGAGGCGGGACTGTCGGCCGAGGCGTTCCACGACGGCGCCGCTGTCGACGCCTACGACGCCGTCTACGTCTGCACGCCGAACGCTCGCCACCTCGAGTTCGTCGAGAGCGCGGCCGCCCACGACAAGGCGGTCCTCTGCGAGAAACCGATGGAGGCAACCCTCGAGCGCGCGGAGCGACTCGCGGACGCGGCAGCGGACGTGCCCGCGATGATCGCCTACCGGATGCACACGGAGCCGGCCGTCAGGCGAGCTCGCGAACTCGTTCGCGCGGGCTCGATCGGCGACCCCGTCCACGTGCACGGAAACATGTCCCAGTCGATCACCGGCTGGGGGCCCGATCAGTGGCGGCTGGATCCCGACCTGGCCGGCCCCGGCACGAGCGTGACCGACCTCGGCATCTATCCGCTGAACACGACGCGGTTCGTCCTCGAGAGCGATCCGGTCGCCGTCCAGTCGATGATGGACTCGAGCCACGAGTACTTCGAGGACGTGCCCGACGAAGTCGCGAGCTTCAACGTGACCTTCGAGGACGGGACGCTCGCGAGTTGCACGGCCAGCCAGCACGCACACCTCGACAGTTTCCTGCGGATCGTCGGCAGCGACGGGCGCCTGTGCATCGAGCCCGCGTTCCACTCGGAGAGCAGCCTTCGAGCGACGGTCGGTGAGACGACGATCGACATCGAGACGCCGCAGGTCGACCAGATGGAAGAAGAGTTCGACTACTTCGCCGACTGCCTGCTCGACGATCGATCGGCGTACGCGACGCCCGAACACGGCCTCGTCGATATGCAGGCCATCGAAGCGATCTACGACGCCGCCGAGCGGAACGAGACGCGCACGCTCTGA
- the xacF gene encoding 2,5-dioxovalerate dehydrogenase has product MTERYQNYVGGSWTDSETGETFETEDPAAPAEVVAEYQQSSAEDANAAVEAAAAAEEEWATTPAPERGAILREAGSILADRKEELTELLTREEGKTHAEAGGEVQRAIDIFYYYAEKTRDLGGNVKSASGPRTNLYTVDEPVGVAALITPWNYPIAIPAWKIAPALATGNTIVLNPASVAPGVALEIFKALDEAGIPDGAANVVTGPGSTVGDAIMTHDEVDAVSFTGSSEVGEMVYDKATDDGKRVQTELGGKNPTVVTDSADVDEAAEIVANGAFGVTGQACTACSRAIVHTDVYDEFVDAVVEQAESIEIGPGDEYDMGPQVTESELEGTLDYIEIAENEGATLATGGGQPEGDRFGDGYYVEPTVFTDVENDYRIAQEEVFGPVLAVIEVEDFEDGLETANDVQYGLSASIVTDDHTEAERFVREVEAGVAKVNDKTTGLELHVPFGGFKRSSSETWREQGDAGIDFYTIEKTVYDGF; this is encoded by the coding sequence GTGACCGAACGCTACCAAAACTACGTCGGCGGAAGTTGGACGGACTCCGAGACAGGCGAAACGTTCGAAACGGAAGACCCGGCCGCTCCCGCGGAAGTGGTCGCCGAGTACCAGCAGTCCAGCGCCGAGGACGCCAACGCGGCCGTAGAGGCTGCCGCGGCCGCCGAAGAGGAGTGGGCCACCACGCCCGCTCCCGAGCGCGGTGCGATCCTGCGCGAGGCCGGCTCGATTCTGGCCGACCGCAAGGAGGAACTGACGGAACTGCTCACGCGCGAAGAGGGTAAGACCCACGCCGAAGCCGGCGGCGAGGTCCAGCGCGCGATCGACATTTTCTACTACTACGCCGAGAAGACCCGCGACCTCGGCGGTAACGTCAAAAGCGCCAGCGGCCCGCGCACGAACCTCTACACGGTCGATGAGCCCGTCGGCGTCGCTGCGCTCATCACCCCGTGGAACTACCCCATCGCCATCCCGGCCTGGAAGATCGCCCCCGCGCTCGCGACCGGGAACACGATCGTCCTCAACCCGGCGTCGGTCGCCCCCGGCGTCGCGCTCGAGATCTTCAAGGCGCTCGACGAAGCCGGCATCCCGGACGGCGCCGCCAACGTCGTCACCGGGCCCGGCAGCACGGTCGGCGACGCGATCATGACCCACGACGAGGTCGACGCCGTCTCCTTCACCGGCTCGAGCGAAGTCGGCGAGATGGTTTACGACAAGGCGACCGACGACGGCAAGCGCGTCCAGACGGAACTCGGCGGCAAGAACCCGACCGTCGTCACCGACAGCGCCGACGTCGACGAAGCCGCGGAAATCGTCGCCAACGGCGCCTTCGGCGTCACCGGCCAGGCCTGTACCGCCTGTTCCCGTGCCATCGTCCACACGGACGTCTACGACGAGTTCGTCGACGCCGTCGTCGAGCAGGCCGAATCCATCGAGATCGGCCCCGGCGACGAGTACGACATGGGTCCGCAGGTCACCGAGAGCGAACTCGAGGGGACGCTCGACTACATCGAGATCGCCGAGAACGAAGGCGCCACCCTCGCGACGGGCGGCGGCCAGCCCGAGGGCGACCGCTTCGGTGACGGCTACTACGTCGAGCCGACGGTCTTCACCGACGTCGAGAACGACTACCGCATCGCCCAGGAGGAAGTCTTCGGGCCGGTCCTCGCAGTGATCGAAGTCGAGGACTTCGAGGACGGCCTCGAGACGGCCAACGACGTCCAGTACGGCCTTTCGGCCAGTATCGTCACCGACGATCACACCGAAGCCGAGCGCTTCGTCCGCGAGGTCGAAGCCGGCGTCGCGAAGGTCAACGACAAGACCACCGGGCTCGAACTCCACGTCCCCTTCGGCGGGTTCAAGCGCTCCTCGAGCGAGACCTGGCGGGAGCAGGGCGACGCGGGTATCGACTTCTACACCATCGAAAAGACCGTCTACGACGGCTTCTAA
- a CDS encoding ABC transporter ATP-binding protein — MSSNTLDTAEMNDRTAADPVITVRNANVRFEMDKGTSNVLNDVSMDIHRGETLGVVGESGSGKSMFADALLDAVVDPGILTGEITFYPEDGEPVDVLNLEPWELRELRWEKISMVFQGAMSAFNPTMSIGEHFEETLDAHNWDKAEGLERARELFSDLHLEPDRMMSSFPHELSGGQKQRALIALSLILEPEVLVMDEPTAALDLLMQRSILNLLYDIKDKYNVTLVFISHDLPIVSGFADRLAVLYAFEFVEVGEANEILGNSVHPYTRALLKSTPNLEISLDEMRPIEGESPDPVSHPQGCSYHPRCPLSDERCEVDDPEFITVNDDHEVRCHYWEQADEAVPLSFGGDDE; from the coding sequence ATGTCAAGTAATACGCTCGATACGGCGGAGATGAACGATCGAACCGCGGCGGATCCCGTCATCACGGTTCGAAACGCAAACGTTCGGTTCGAGATGGACAAGGGAACGTCGAACGTGCTCAACGACGTCAGTATGGACATCCACCGCGGGGAAACCCTCGGCGTCGTCGGCGAGTCCGGCAGCGGGAAGTCGATGTTCGCCGACGCCTTGCTCGACGCCGTCGTCGATCCGGGGATCTTGACCGGCGAGATCACCTTCTATCCGGAGGACGGCGAACCGGTCGACGTGCTCAACCTCGAGCCGTGGGAACTGCGCGAACTGCGCTGGGAGAAGATCTCGATGGTCTTCCAGGGCGCGATGAGCGCGTTCAACCCGACGATGAGCATCGGCGAACACTTCGAGGAGACCCTCGACGCCCACAACTGGGACAAGGCGGAGGGTCTCGAGCGAGCGCGGGAACTGTTCTCGGATCTCCACCTCGAGCCCGACCGGATGATGTCCTCGTTCCCCCACGAGCTCAGCGGGGGCCAGAAACAGCGCGCGCTGATCGCGTTGAGCCTGATTCTCGAACCGGAAGTGCTCGTCATGGACGAGCCGACCGCCGCGCTCGATCTGTTGATGCAGCGCTCCATTTTGAACCTGCTGTACGACATCAAGGACAAGTACAACGTCACGCTCGTCTTTATCAGCCACGACCTGCCGATCGTCTCCGGGTTCGCCGACCGGCTGGCGGTGCTGTACGCCTTCGAGTTCGTCGAGGTCGGCGAGGCCAACGAGATCCTCGGCAACTCGGTCCACCCCTACACGCGGGCGCTGCTCAAGTCGACGCCGAACCTCGAGATTTCGCTCGACGAAATGCGGCCGATCGAGGGCGAGAGCCCGGACCCGGTGAGCCACCCGCAGGGGTGTTCGTACCATCCGCGGTGTCCGCTCAGCGACGAGCGCTGCGAGGTCGACGATCCGGAGTTTATCACCGTCAACGACGACCACGAGGTCCGCTGTCACTACTGGGAGCAGGCCGACGAAGCGGTCCCCCTCTCCTTCGGAGGTGACGACGAATGA
- a CDS encoding ABC transporter substrate-binding protein: MPADNQSKEYLSRRKMLALTGAAGAATIAGCSGGNGNGDDPDDVLGSNTEEIEAEIPENYEEEMHEANPGSSANPYNGEYIFNEYHQLWNGGDMQETCFEYLAVYNTERGEYIPRVAEDWTVDENNNVEVQLSEDYGWHDGSDITAEDFAARIRMDGYMQMGIEQYIDPDEGVRAVDDYTLEIEPRDEYTDLEQGLWEAQWAETLLTVSAEQYGDFLEQFEEASSEEEQQSVQEDVIGFEPQWNEVKYSGPFFYAEANEQYADRLPNPNHPIAQDWEFFLRVGIYEEEEGLRSGDVDWLHNDPTLEDLPEKYDEPPVSYSGQTLAIIFGGEDEYIRDYPEVRQAIAYAVDMPNVTEVTSPGTPVDEYSGGIDSGYIENFVSEDVLDAMPNYAPQDTDRAAELLEEVGFSRNGDDMWETPDGDLWTLNFPVGDWFETHSEMVYNNLAEFGIDVDWYVQEMPTWQAETQNDLAYDLTIHLNYGMAREYHAHSDLYEEMYSTTRGIFTTDRDLFAEEVEVPEVGNPDGDTVTINIPEELEALSTADTDEAVQEHASNLAWVHNQLLPAAMVFPWSEHYWVNAGEWDFDLETDDWLTSNRITHYLLQNDLAPE; encoded by the coding sequence ATGCCAGCAGACAATCAGAGCAAGGAGTATCTATCGCGACGGAAGATGTTGGCCCTGACCGGTGCAGCGGGCGCAGCAACGATCGCAGGCTGTTCCGGGGGGAACGGAAACGGCGACGATCCCGACGACGTCCTCGGTAGTAATACGGAAGAAATCGAAGCCGAGATCCCCGAGAACTACGAGGAGGAGATGCACGAGGCGAACCCGGGGAGTTCAGCGAATCCGTACAACGGAGAGTATATCTTCAACGAGTACCACCAACTCTGGAACGGCGGCGACATGCAGGAGACCTGCTTCGAGTACCTCGCCGTCTACAACACGGAACGCGGGGAGTACATCCCCCGCGTCGCCGAGGACTGGACCGTCGACGAGAATAACAACGTCGAGGTGCAACTCAGCGAAGACTACGGCTGGCACGACGGCTCCGACATCACGGCCGAGGACTTCGCAGCCAGAATCCGGATGGACGGCTACATGCAGATGGGGATCGAGCAGTACATCGATCCCGACGAGGGCGTCCGCGCCGTCGACGACTACACGCTGGAGATCGAACCCCGCGACGAGTACACCGACCTCGAGCAGGGCCTGTGGGAGGCCCAGTGGGCCGAGACGCTGCTGACGGTCTCCGCGGAGCAGTACGGCGACTTCCTCGAGCAGTTCGAAGAAGCGAGCTCCGAGGAGGAACAGCAGTCGGTTCAAGAAGACGTGATCGGCTTCGAGCCCCAGTGGAACGAAGTCAAGTACTCGGGGCCGTTCTTCTACGCGGAAGCGAACGAACAGTACGCGGACCGGCTGCCGAATCCGAACCACCCGATCGCGCAGGATTGGGAGTTCTTCCTCCGCGTCGGCATCTACGAGGAAGAGGAGGGACTGCGGTCGGGCGACGTCGACTGGCTCCACAACGACCCGACCCTCGAGGACCTGCCGGAGAAGTACGACGAACCGCCGGTGTCCTACTCGGGCCAGACGCTCGCGATCATCTTCGGCGGCGAGGACGAGTACATTCGGGACTACCCCGAAGTTCGCCAAGCGATCGCGTACGCGGTCGACATGCCGAACGTCACCGAAGTGACCTCGCCCGGAACGCCGGTCGACGAGTACTCCGGCGGCATCGACTCCGGCTACATCGAGAACTTCGTCTCGGAGGACGTGCTCGACGCGATGCCCAACTACGCACCCCAGGACACCGACCGTGCGGCCGAACTGCTCGAGGAGGTCGGCTTCTCCCGCAACGGTGACGACATGTGGGAGACGCCCGACGGCGACCTGTGGACGCTGAACTTCCCGGTCGGGGACTGGTTCGAGACCCACTCGGAGATGGTGTACAATAACCTCGCCGAGTTCGGGATCGACGTCGACTGGTACGTCCAGGAGATGCCGACCTGGCAGGCCGAAACCCAGAACGACCTCGCCTACGACCTGACCATCCACCTCAACTACGGGATGGCCCGCGAGTACCACGCGCACTCGGACCTGTACGAGGAGATGTACAGCACCACCCGCGGGATCTTCACGACCGACCGCGACCTCTTCGCCGAAGAGGTCGAGGTGCCGGAGGTCGGCAACCCCGACGGCGACACGGTCACGATCAACATCCCCGAGGAACTCGAGGCGCTCTCGACGGCCGACACCGACGAAGCGGTCCAAGAGCACGCGAGCAATCTCGCCTGGGTGCACAACCAGCTCCTCCCCGCCGCGATGGTCTTCCCGTGGAGCGAACACTACTGGGTTAACGCCGGCGAGTGGGACTTCGACCTCGAGACCGACGACTGGCTGACCTCGAACCGCATCACGCACTACCTGCTCCAGAACGACCTCGCACCGGAATAA
- a CDS encoding fumarylacetoacetate hydrolase family protein gives MRYYQLREEGTPRLAVKTTDGLYDLTAAKPQLRTLEDLFTAATIADSSLDRVAERLLDGADVLSPDVLDTERDGDGAVSAPISTGEVWAAGVTYRISEEARKAESSMADMYIDVYDSERPEVFFKATPSRTVGPAERVGIRADSEWDVPEPELGVVLSDGEIVGYTIGNDMSSRSIEGRNPLYLPQAKVYDRCCAIGPCVRSADSVDDPHDLEMWMTISRDGEVLYDDSTNTGKMVRSVEELVNCYTSHNAVPDVSVLLTGTSLVPDDDFTLREGDLIEIGVEDIGTLSNTVVEV, from the coding sequence ATGCGTTATTACCAGCTTCGCGAGGAGGGGACTCCTCGCCTTGCAGTGAAGACTACGGATGGACTGTACGATCTGACTGCGGCGAAACCGCAACTCCGAACGCTCGAGGATCTCTTTACTGCTGCGACGATCGCCGATAGTTCGCTCGACCGCGTCGCGGAGCGACTACTCGACGGCGCGGACGTGCTCTCGCCCGACGTGCTGGATACGGAGCGCGACGGCGACGGCGCCGTGTCGGCACCGATCTCGACCGGTGAGGTGTGGGCAGCCGGTGTCACCTACCGCATTAGCGAGGAGGCGCGCAAGGCCGAGAGCTCGATGGCGGACATGTACATCGACGTCTACGACAGCGAGCGCCCGGAGGTCTTCTTTAAGGCGACGCCGAGCCGAACGGTGGGCCCGGCAGAGCGGGTCGGCATCCGCGCGGATTCGGAGTGGGACGTGCCCGAGCCGGAGCTGGGCGTCGTGCTGTCGGACGGGGAGATCGTCGGCTACACGATCGGTAACGACATGAGCAGCCGCTCGATCGAGGGCCGCAACCCGCTCTACCTCCCGCAGGCGAAGGTCTACGACCGCTGCTGTGCGATCGGTCCCTGCGTTCGTTCGGCCGATTCGGTCGACGACCCCCACGATCTGGAGATGTGGATGACGATCAGCCGAGACGGTGAGGTGCTCTACGACGACTCGACGAATACGGGGAAGATGGTGCGCTCGGTCGAGGAACTCGTCAACTGCTACACCAGCCACAACGCCGTTCCCGATGTCTCGGTGCTACTGACGGGGACCTCGCTCGTTCCGGACGACGACTTCACGCTTCGGGAAGGCGATCTGATCGAAATCGGCGTCGAGGACATCGGGACGCTCTCGAACACCGTCGTCGAAGTATAA
- a CDS encoding alpha-glucuronidase family glycosyl hydrolase: protein MFDTTYDDCWLRYERVDDSKRASYRRRLSHAYVSEGAPELGAVRAELRTGLEGMLGREPHCWQHPPRSVDSFLVIGHPEEMRPIHQAIEPDEVWALHEDGYVIRTVEWEGHECTVVTAPSDRGLVYGTFHLLRRVALGKPIDDLDIVEEPANNSRIINHWDNPFRRSVERGYAGQSIFDWERLPDVRERYYDYARLLASVGINGVVPNNVNTGIPSRPTANDAVAERAGWQLLESENLEKLEALASVFRRYGIQIYLSINYAAPIRLGDLETADPHDPEVRQWWQDKVDEIYEIVPDFGGFLVKADSEGQPGPYDYNRSHAEGANVLGEAFEDRDGRVWWRAFVYSEHDDRAVQAYEAFEHIDGEFHDKVTVQIKNGPIDFQQREPVSTLFGAMPETNLGCELQLTGEYTGQGVHATSHVPMWKEVLEFDTYADGEGTPVKDVLAERDGQGIAGVGIVGEDPSWTGNLLLQSNLYGFGRLCWDPDLESGAIIEEWARQTFGHDEAVVETVTEILLDSWQACIDYHTGGLGLMHMMYNGEDALENHYDPGPEEWPEYVGATEDGIGVDRTSEGSGYAAQYRDPITERYDDPETCPRELLLFFHHLPWEYELEDGRTVIQTLYDNCYAGVEEVRELRAKWESLEGVVDEQRYRHVTERFDEHVVQAQRWRDRLCEYFYEHSGVPDEKGRVPRE, encoded by the coding sequence ATGTTCGATACGACCTACGACGACTGCTGGCTCCGGTACGAGCGCGTCGACGACTCGAAGCGCGCGTCGTACCGCCGGCGACTCTCCCACGCGTACGTCTCCGAAGGTGCGCCGGAACTGGGCGCCGTTCGCGCCGAACTCCGAACGGGCCTCGAGGGCATGCTCGGCCGGGAACCGCACTGCTGGCAGCACCCGCCCCGATCGGTCGATAGCTTCCTCGTGATCGGCCACCCCGAGGAGATGCGGCCGATTCACCAGGCGATCGAGCCGGACGAGGTCTGGGCCCTCCACGAGGACGGCTACGTCATCCGCACGGTCGAGTGGGAGGGCCACGAGTGTACCGTCGTGACGGCCCCGAGCGACCGCGGGCTGGTGTACGGCACCTTCCACCTCCTGCGGCGCGTGGCGCTGGGGAAACCGATCGACGACCTCGACATCGTCGAGGAGCCCGCAAACAACTCCCGAATCATCAATCACTGGGACAACCCGTTCCGCCGCTCGGTCGAACGCGGCTACGCCGGCCAGTCGATCTTCGACTGGGAGCGCCTGCCCGACGTCCGCGAGCGGTACTACGACTACGCGCGCCTGCTCGCGTCGGTCGGTATCAACGGCGTCGTGCCGAACAACGTCAACACGGGCATTCCCTCGCGGCCGACCGCCAATGACGCCGTCGCCGAGCGGGCCGGCTGGCAACTGCTCGAGTCCGAGAACTTAGAGAAACTCGAGGCGCTGGCCTCGGTCTTCCGCCGCTACGGCATTCAGATCTACCTCTCGATCAACTACGCCGCGCCGATCCGGCTGGGCGACCTCGAGACGGCCGACCCGCACGATCCGGAGGTCCGCCAGTGGTGGCAGGACAAGGTCGACGAGATTTACGAGATCGTTCCGGACTTCGGCGGCTTCCTCGTCAAGGCCGACTCCGAGGGCCAGCCCGGCCCCTACGACTACAACCGGTCACATGCAGAGGGGGCGAACGTCCTCGGCGAAGCCTTCGAGGACCGCGACGGCCGCGTCTGGTGGCGCGCGTTCGTCTACTCCGAGCACGACGACCGCGCCGTCCAGGCCTACGAGGCCTTCGAACACATCGACGGCGAGTTCCACGACAAGGTCACCGTCCAGATCAAGAACGGCCCGATCGACTTCCAGCAGCGCGAACCCGTCTCGACGCTGTTCGGCGCGATGCCCGAGACGAACCTCGGCTGCGAACTCCAGCTCACCGGCGAATACACCGGCCAGGGCGTCCACGCTACGTCCCACGTTCCGATGTGGAAGGAGGTCCTCGAGTTCGACACCTACGCCGACGGCGAGGGCACGCCGGTCAAGGACGTGCTCGCCGAGCGCGACGGGCAGGGCATCGCCGGGGTCGGCATCGTCGGCGAAGACCCCAGTTGGACCGGGAACCTCCTCCTCCAGTCGAACCTCTACGGCTTCGGCCGCCTGTGCTGGGATCCCGATCTCGAGTCGGGGGCGATCATCGAGGAGTGGGCGCGCCAGACGTTCGGCCACGACGAGGCGGTCGTCGAAACCGTCACGGAGATTCTGCTCGACTCCTGGCAGGCCTGTATCGACTACCACACCGGCGGTCTCGGACTGATGCACATGATGTACAACGGCGAGGATGCCCTCGAGAACCACTACGATCCGGGCCCCGAGGAGTGGCCCGAGTACGTCGGCGCGACCGAGGACGGCATCGGCGTCGACCGCACCTCCGAGGGTAGCGGCTACGCCGCCCAGTACCGCGATCCGATCACCGAGCGGTACGACGATCCGGAGACCTGCCCGCGGGAACTCCTGCTGTTCTTCCACCACCTCCCCTGGGAGTACGAACTCGAGGACGGCCGAACCGTGATCCAGACGCTGTACGACAACTGCTACGCGGGCGTCGAGGAGGTCCGGGAACTGCGGGCGAAGTGGGAGTCGCTCGAAGGCGTCGTCGACGAGCAGCGGTATCGACACGTCACCGAGCGATTCGACGAACACGTCGTGCAGGCCCAGCGGTGGCGCGACCGGCTCTGTGAGTACTTCTACGAGCACTCAGGGGTTCCGGACGAGAAGGGGCGCGTTCCGCGGGAGTAA
- a CDS encoding mandelate racemase/muconate lactonizing enzyme family protein, producing the protein MPNYRTLRDPNAEYTMRDLSSETMGLEADRGPRDVEITDVQTTMVDGNYPWILVRVYTDAGIVGNGECYWGGGDDAIMQRMAPFIIGENPLDIDRLYEHMIQKMSGEGSISGKTISAISGIEIALHDIAGKILDVPAYQLVGGKYRDDVRIYCDLHTEDEANPTACADEGERVVEELGYDAIKFDLDVPSGHEVDRANRHLRNPEIDHKVQIVKEVTERVGDRADVAFDCHWAFSSGSAHRLAEALEEYDVWWLEDPVPPENHDVQREVTQHTTTPIATGENVYRTHGQRRLLEEQAVDIIAPDLPRVGGIRETVKIANLADLYYIPVAMHNVSSPIGTMASAQAACAIPNSLAVEYHSYQLGWWEDLVEEDNLIENGRMEVPEKPGLGLTLDFDAVEEHMVEGETLFDEA; encoded by the coding sequence ATGCCGAACTATCGGACATTGCGAGATCCGAACGCAGAGTACACGATGCGGGACCTGTCCTCGGAGACGATGGGTCTCGAGGCCGACCGCGGACCGCGCGACGTCGAGATCACGGACGTCCAGACGACGATGGTCGACGGGAACTACCCGTGGATCCTCGTGCGCGTCTACACGGACGCCGGCATCGTCGGCAACGGCGAGTGTTACTGGGGCGGCGGCGACGACGCGATCATGCAGCGGATGGCGCCCTTTATTATCGGCGAGAACCCGCTGGACATCGATCGCCTCTACGAGCACATGATCCAGAAGATGTCCGGCGAGGGCTCGATCTCGGGCAAAACGATCTCCGCCATCTCGGGCATCGAGATCGCCCTCCACGACATCGCCGGGAAGATCCTCGACGTGCCGGCCTACCAGCTCGTCGGCGGTAAGTACCGCGACGACGTTCGCATCTACTGCGACCTCCACACCGAAGACGAAGCCAACCCGACCGCCTGCGCCGACGAGGGCGAGCGCGTCGTCGAGGAACTCGGCTACGACGCCATCAAGTTCGACCTCGACGTTCCCTCGGGCCACGAAGTCGACCGCGCGAACCGCCACCTGCGCAACCCCGAAATCGACCACAAGGTCCAAATCGTCAAGGAAGTCACCGAGCGCGTCGGCGACCGCGCGGACGTCGCCTTCGACTGCCACTGGGCCTTCAGTTCCGGCAGCGCCCACCGCCTCGCCGAGGCTCTCGAGGAGTACGACGTCTGGTGGCTCGAGGACCCCGTCCCGCCGGAGAACCACGACGTCCAGCGGGAGGTCACCCAGCACACGACGACGCCGATCGCCACCGGCGAGAACGTCTACCGAACCCACGGCCAGCGCCGCCTGCTCGAGGAGCAGGCCGTCGACATCATCGCGCCGGACCTGCCCCGCGTGGGCGGTATCCGCGAGACGGTGAAGATCGCGAACCTCGCGGATCTCTACTACATCCCGGTCGCGATGCACAACGTCTCGTCGCCGATCGGCACCATGGCCTCCGCGCAGGCCGCCTGTGCCATCCCGAACTCGCTGGCCGTCGAGTACCACAGCTACCAGCTGGGCTGGTGGGAGGACCTCGTCGAGGAGGACAACCTTATCGAGAACGGGCGCATGGAAGTGCCCGAAAAGCCCGGGCTCGGCCTGACGCTCGACTTCGACGCCGTCGAGGAACACATGGTCGAGGGCGAAACGCTGTTCGACGAGGCGTAA
- a CDS encoding ABC transporter ATP-binding protein, giving the protein MSDDDPVISVQNLDVHFEDSSMLNSVTPSWLSDRLGLEEDPTVHAVDDISLDLGENDVLALVGESGSGKTTLGKTMVGLTRPTNGSVEYRGHDIWDVREGKDDDITFEEIRRSLQIIHQDPGSALNPYRSVLENLEVPLKRWHPELNYAERRGRILKLLERTGISPPEDYAERYVHQLSGGEQQRVALIRALLVEPEVILADEAVSALDVSLRIGVMDLFLELQEIFDTSFVFISHDLANARYLAGKSGGKIGVMYLGELVELGTAEEIIQNPKHPYTKVLQWATPELDPEQAEQAMRESPPVRKIDIPDATNPPSGCRFHTRCPKAREACREQSPEFYESDSDEPHKTKCFREVEDHEYWESEDLVDEDAFEESSTIDDSSAAD; this is encoded by the coding sequence ATGAGCGACGACGACCCCGTGATCTCGGTGCAGAACCTCGACGTGCACTTCGAGGACTCCTCGATGCTGAACTCCGTGACGCCGTCGTGGCTCAGCGACCGGCTCGGCCTCGAGGAGGACCCGACCGTCCACGCCGTCGACGACATCAGCCTGGACCTCGGCGAGAACGACGTCCTCGCGCTGGTCGGCGAGAGCGGCAGCGGCAAGACCACCCTCGGCAAGACGATGGTCGGCCTGACTCGGCCCACGAACGGCTCCGTCGAGTACCGCGGTCACGACATCTGGGACGTCCGCGAGGGGAAGGACGACGACATCACCTTCGAGGAGATCCGCCGCTCGCTGCAGATCATCCACCAGGACCCCGGCTCCGCGCTGAACCCCTACCGGTCAGTCCTCGAGAACCTCGAGGTCCCGCTGAAGCGCTGGCACCCCGAACTCAACTACGCCGAGCGTCGCGGGCGGATCCTCAAACTGCTCGAGCGGACCGGGATCAGCCCGCCGGAGGACTACGCCGAGCGGTACGTCCACCAGCTGTCGGGCGGCGAACAGCAGCGCGTCGCCCTGATCCGCGCGCTGTTGGTCGAGCCCGAGGTCATCCTCGCCGACGAAGCCGTCTCGGCGCTCGACGTCTCCCTTCGCATCGGCGTGATGGATCTCTTCCTCGAACTGCAGGAGATCTTCGACACCTCGTTCGTGTTCATCAGCCACGACTTAGCGAACGCCCGCTACCTCGCCGGCAAGTCCGGCGGCAAGATCGGCGTGATGTACCTCGGCGAACTGGTCGAACTGGGGACGGCCGAGGAGATCATCCAGAACCCCAAACACCCCTACACCAAGGTGCTCCAGTGGGCGACGCCGGAACTCGACCCCGAACAGGCCGAACAGGCGATGCGCGAGTCGCCGCCGGTCCGGAAGATCGACATCCCGGACGCGACGAACCCGCCGTCGGGCTGTCGGTTCCACACCCGCTGTCCGAAGGCCCGGGAGGCCTGCCGCGAGCAGTCACCCGAGTTCTACGAGAGCGACAGCGACGAGCCCCACAAGACGAAGTGTTTCCGCGAGGTCGAGGACCACGAGTACTGGGAGAGCGAGGACCTCGTCGACGAAGATGCCTTCGAGGAGTCGTCGACGATCGACGATTCCTCGGCGGCCGACTGA